One candidate division KSB1 bacterium DNA window includes the following coding sequences:
- the mraY gene encoding phospho-N-acetylmuramoyl-pentapeptide-transferase — protein sequence MLFHLLFPLREHISGLNVFRYQSFRAGGAAITALLIAFLFGPYVIRKARALHLGQEIRPEGPKTHLKKQGTPTFGGVIILVATVLPLLLWCRLDNVYVMLVLLATVFMGAVGFLDDYLKVVKKLPKGLIGRYKIAGQMVLGCIVGSVLYFFPPVADVRSATTLPFFKNYLVDFGVFYIPVVVFIITAMSNSANLADGADGLCIGLSGIAAAAFGVIAYVTGRVDFSHYLHITYLPGAGELMVYAAALVGACLGFLWFNAYPAEIFMGDTGALSLGASLGTMAILIKKELLLPIICGVFMAESISVMVQVAVFKRTGRRVFRMAPIHHHFEIGERPWPEPKMVVRFWIVGILLVLLSLASFKVR from the coding sequence ATGCTCTTCCACCTGCTTTTTCCGTTGCGAGAGCACATTTCGGGACTGAATGTGTTCCGTTATCAATCGTTTCGCGCGGGCGGAGCCGCGATCACGGCGTTGCTCATCGCCTTTCTTTTTGGGCCGTATGTCATCCGCAAGGCGCGCGCTTTACACCTGGGTCAGGAGATTCGCCCCGAAGGGCCAAAGACCCACCTGAAGAAGCAGGGAACGCCCACTTTCGGCGGCGTAATCATTCTGGTAGCCACCGTGTTGCCTTTGCTGCTCTGGTGCCGGCTGGACAACGTCTATGTGATGCTGGTGCTGCTGGCGACTGTGTTTATGGGCGCTGTGGGCTTTCTTGATGACTACCTGAAGGTGGTGAAAAAGCTGCCGAAAGGGCTGATTGGCCGCTACAAGATTGCCGGCCAGATGGTCCTGGGGTGCATCGTAGGCTCAGTGTTGTATTTCTTTCCGCCGGTGGCCGATGTGCGCTCCGCGACCACGCTGCCCTTTTTCAAGAACTACCTGGTGGACTTTGGTGTGTTCTACATTCCCGTGGTGGTCTTTATCATCACGGCGATGAGCAATTCCGCCAACCTTGCCGACGGAGCAGATGGGCTGTGTATCGGGCTCAGTGGTATTGCCGCGGCAGCTTTTGGGGTCATTGCCTATGTCACGGGCCGCGTGGATTTCTCTCACTACCTGCACATCACTTACCTGCCCGGGGCGGGAGAACTCATGGTCTACGCGGCGGCATTGGTAGGGGCATGCTTGGGCTTTCTCTGGTTCAATGCCTACCCTGCGGAGATTTTCATGGGAGACACGGGGGCCTTGAGCCTCGGCGCCTCCTTGGGTACGATGGCCATTTTGATCAAGAAAGAGCTGCTCTTGCCGATCATATGTGGGGTGTTCATGGCGGAAAGCATCTCGGTGATGGTCCAGGTGGCGGTGTTCAAGAGAACTGGTCGCCGGGTTTTCCGCATGGCGCCGATTCACCACCACTTCGAAATTGGCGAGCGGCCCTGGCCCGAGCCGAAGATGGTGGTGCGCTTTTGGATAGTGGGCATTCTGCTGGTGCTGCTTAGCCTGGCTTCGTTCAAGGTGCGGTGA
- a CDS encoding UDP-N-acetylmuramoyl-tripeptide--D-alanyl-D-alanine ligase, whose product MSALVLPNDTVALRVGEVVQCCDAGQGFVGPNTALRHQVRRVSIDSRTTEPGDLFIAIKGERFDGHQFVGQALAAGAIAAVVNLNALSALRQALPEAVLIGVPDTLAALGQIAHYHRGRFSVPVVALTGSVGKTTTKELTAAVLSRRFDTLKSKKSFNNTVGVALSLLELRSHHGAVVLEMGTNHFGEIAALCRIAEPEYGVILNIAEAHLEFFGDLQGVLKAKLELFEGLVGEKVGFYNADDPLLAQAPMPLRRVVAFGTAKHADIRGTFRGLDARGCPTFTLRRQHIHLKLPGRHLVTNALAAAAVGIEFGVPLAEIKAGLEEVDHVPERLEVIDLQGVRLIDDAYNSNLRSAAAALDFLRTLPLPPGGRRIAVLGDMLELGPTSAPAHRRLGELVAQNEVALLLAFGEWTRETVRVARASGVEAEHFADKQSLSQALLGWLREGDVILVKGSRGMKMEEVVEAVRKGLQPNE is encoded by the coding sequence GTGAGCGCTCTTGTCCTTCCCAACGATACCGTCGCACTGCGCGTGGGCGAGGTGGTGCAGTGCTGTGATGCCGGGCAAGGTTTTGTAGGCCCGAACACCGCGCTTCGTCACCAAGTGCGGCGCGTCAGCATCGACAGCCGCACTACAGAACCAGGAGACCTGTTCATTGCCATAAAGGGGGAGCGTTTTGATGGCCACCAGTTTGTGGGACAGGCGTTGGCAGCCGGTGCAATAGCGGCGGTGGTGAACCTTAATGCGCTGTCGGCGCTCCGGCAGGCCTTGCCAGAGGCGGTGCTCATCGGGGTACCGGACACCTTGGCGGCTCTCGGGCAAATTGCCCACTACCACCGGGGGCGGTTCTCCGTGCCGGTGGTGGCGTTGACCGGCTCGGTGGGCAAGACCACGACGAAGGAATTGACCGCTGCAGTTCTCAGCAGGCGTTTTGACACGCTCAAGAGCAAAAAGTCCTTCAACAACACCGTGGGTGTGGCACTAAGCCTGCTGGAGCTCCGCTCCCACCACGGCGCGGTAGTGTTGGAGATGGGGACGAACCACTTTGGCGAGATCGCTGCCCTGTGTCGCATAGCGGAGCCAGAGTATGGTGTGATCCTGAACATCGCGGAGGCCCATCTGGAGTTCTTCGGCGACCTGCAAGGGGTGCTCAAGGCCAAATTGGAGCTGTTCGAAGGGCTGGTCGGCGAGAAGGTGGGGTTCTACAATGCAGACGATCCCTTGTTAGCACAGGCGCCCATGCCCCTCCGGCGGGTGGTGGCCTTTGGCACCGCCAAGCATGCGGACATCAGGGGCACCTTCCGCGGCCTCGATGCGCGCGGGTGCCCCACGTTCACGCTCAGACGGCAGCACATTCACCTCAAGCTTCCGGGCAGACATCTGGTGACCAATGCACTTGCTGCTGCCGCTGTGGGGATTGAATTCGGGGTGCCCCTGGCGGAGATCAAAGCCGGACTCGAAGAGGTGGACCATGTGCCGGAGCGGTTGGAGGTGATCGATCTCCAAGGGGTACGGCTGATCGATGACGCGTACAATAGCAATCTTCGCTCTGCGGCGGCAGCCCTTGATTTTCTTCGCACCCTGCCGCTCCCTCCAGGGGGGCGGCGCATCGCCGTGCTCGGCGACATGTTGGAGTTGGGCCCCACAAGCGCTCCTGCTCATCGCCGTCTGGGTGAGTTGGTGGCTCAAAATGAGGTCGCTCTTCTGCTTGCCTTCGGAGAGTGGACGCGAGAGACGGTGCGGGTCGCCCGAGCGTCAGGGGTCGAGGCTGAGCACTTTGCCGACAAGCAGTCTTTAAGCCAAGCGTTGCTCGGATGGCTGCGCGAAGGGGACGTGATACTTGTCAAGGGCTCGCGGGGAATGAAAATGGAAGAGGTGGTGGAGGCGGTGCGGAAGGGACTGCAACCTAACGAATAG
- a CDS encoding penicillin-binding transpeptidase domain-containing protein: protein MDAYGREGDAHAHITRLVHFRWVMVGLFALIGLRLIEVQVVNRSVYRKKMPLVRVTRLEPPRGEILDREGVRLVVNKPAVSVGYDLSQHGNTTQAVRTLAAVLGQSPQALEAKVARGGTRGSFVWLARRLPAECGDQVRALGLRQVRVVDEWRRAYPFGSTACHLLGFTGVDNRGLSGIEYAWDEKLHGKPGLAHIYLDARGRVFHKPGAPRVEPVPGESLILTINRVVQRICEEELEEALRQYHASAGCAVAVEPRTGHVLAMACAPLFDPSEGTKVHPDLWRLRPISDAYELGSVMKLVPIATVIEENLRSPDETVYCENGSYRLYGRVIQDHEPYGWLTVREVLANSSNIGMAKIGLKIAPPVLFRYVQAFGFGAPTGIALQGEVRGIVPSVSQWSAFTPAAISYGYEIAVTPLQVVMAYAAVANGGVLMRPKVVAGTVREGKEDLSYGEPEPVRRVVSEQTARTLNEMLVEVVEHGTGRNARIPGLSIAGKTGTARKLRADARGHETDRYISSFVGYYPAEIGAAELCLMVVIDDPRGEYYASEVAAPTFKRIVQRILKWRGEQETIPPVEAPRELPAPSRATLVAVPSLLHRDAGTCKAVLRELGLRVTVQGKGTVVQRQYPAPGTQVATGSVVELELGGAPEELGERLLMPRVIGLTAREAINRLSLLGVQVDVTGAGRVIRQKPAPGEAIRRGGRCILECQSGAALVDAVRW from the coding sequence ATGGACGCTTATGGAAGGGAAGGAGACGCGCACGCGCACATCACCAGGCTCGTCCACTTCAGGTGGGTGATGGTGGGACTCTTTGCCCTGATCGGGCTGAGGCTCATCGAGGTGCAGGTGGTCAATCGTAGCGTGTACAGGAAGAAGATGCCGCTGGTTCGCGTGACCAGACTTGAGCCGCCGCGGGGCGAGATTCTGGACCGGGAGGGGGTGAGGTTGGTTGTCAACAAGCCCGCGGTCTCGGTAGGGTATGACCTGAGCCAGCACGGCAACACTACCCAGGCGGTGCGTACGTTGGCGGCGGTGTTGGGCCAATCTCCCCAGGCGCTGGAAGCCAAGGTCGCACGCGGCGGCACGCGGGGCTCCTTTGTCTGGTTGGCACGACGGCTGCCCGCCGAGTGCGGAGATCAGGTGCGGGCATTGGGCTTGCGCCAAGTGCGGGTGGTCGATGAATGGCGGCGCGCCTATCCCTTCGGCTCTACGGCCTGCCACCTTCTGGGCTTCACTGGAGTGGATAACCGCGGCCTGTCCGGCATCGAGTACGCGTGGGACGAAAAGCTCCATGGCAAGCCCGGCCTGGCGCATATCTACCTTGATGCCAGAGGGCGTGTGTTCCATAAACCTGGCGCGCCCAGGGTGGAACCGGTGCCGGGGGAGAGCCTCATCCTCACCATCAATCGCGTGGTGCAGAGGATCTGCGAAGAGGAGCTGGAGGAGGCCTTGCGCCAGTACCACGCCTCGGCCGGATGCGCCGTGGCCGTGGAGCCGCGCACTGGCCACGTGCTTGCCATGGCCTGTGCCCCGCTGTTTGACCCAAGCGAAGGGACCAAGGTTCACCCAGACCTCTGGCGCCTGCGCCCCATCAGCGATGCCTATGAGCTGGGCTCGGTGATGAAGCTTGTGCCCATCGCAACGGTGATTGAGGAGAACCTTCGCTCTCCGGACGAAACCGTCTACTGCGAAAATGGGAGCTATCGCCTCTACGGGCGGGTGATCCAAGACCATGAGCCTTATGGCTGGTTGACCGTGCGAGAGGTGTTGGCCAACTCTAGCAACATCGGTATGGCCAAAATAGGGCTCAAAATCGCCCCTCCGGTCCTGTTTCGTTATGTGCAGGCCTTTGGTTTTGGGGCGCCCACGGGCATCGCTCTGCAGGGCGAAGTGCGGGGGATTGTGCCGAGTGTGAGCCAGTGGAGCGCCTTTACACCGGCCGCGATAAGTTATGGTTACGAGATTGCGGTCACGCCATTGCAAGTGGTGATGGCTTATGCGGCGGTGGCAAACGGAGGCGTCTTGATGCGCCCCAAGGTGGTGGCAGGCACGGTACGCGAAGGGAAGGAGGACCTGAGCTACGGCGAACCGGAGCCCGTGCGCCGGGTGGTTTCGGAACAGACCGCCAGGACGCTGAACGAAATGCTCGTGGAGGTGGTGGAGCACGGTACCGGGCGCAACGCCCGCATACCGGGGCTATCGATTGCGGGCAAAACCGGGACCGCCCGTAAGCTCAGGGCCGATGCCCGCGGTCATGAGACGGACCGCTACATCTCGTCGTTCGTGGGCTACTATCCGGCAGAGATCGGCGCTGCTGAGCTCTGCCTGATGGTAGTCATCGATGATCCGCGCGGGGAGTACTACGCCTCCGAGGTGGCGGCGCCCACCTTCAAGCGCATTGTCCAGCGCATTCTGAAGTGGCGCGGGGAACAAGAGACGATCCCGCCGGTAGAGGCGCCGCGGGAACTGCCGGCTCCTTCCAGAGCAACGCTGGTGGCGGTGCCCTCCCTGCTTCATCGCGACGCGGGAACCTGTAAGGCTGTGCTGCGTGAGCTGGGCCTTCGGGTGACCGTGCAAGGCAAAGGGACCGTCGTTCAGAGGCAGTATCCGGCACCCGGCACCCAGGTGGCGACTGGGTCTGTCGTGGAGCTCGAACTTGGTGGTGCCCCCGAAGAGCTGGGCGAGCGCCTACTGATGCCACGGGTGATCGGACTTACCGCTCGAGAGGCAATCAATCGGTTGTCGCTGTTGGGCGTGCAGGTGGACGTGACCGGCGCAGGCCGGGTAATCCGCCAGAAGCCCGCCCCGGGGGAGGCGATCCGACGCGGAGGGCGCTGCATTCTGGAGTGTCAATCCGGTGCGGCCTTGGTTGATGCGGTGCGGTGGTGA
- the rsmH gene encoding 16S rRNA (cytosine(1402)-N(4))-methyltransferase RsmH, which produces MTFHEPVLVEAVGRLWLHRKQGVYVDATIGGGGYERILLPKCGPGVRVVGIDLDGEALEAAAEGLRQFGSQVVLRQGDFRQVGRLLAELAITQVEGILFDLGVSSHQLDTPARGFSYRFEGPLDMRMDTGRGTTAASIIARSSEKELAALFAHLGEERHARRIAAAIVQARAREPIRTTSQLAAVICSVVPGPLVVKTLSRCFQALRMAVNQEHEALREALDQVPGLLSPGGRVVVLSYESICDRMVKSFFVREQRGCICPPSLPTCVCGRKPTLRVLTKRPLVPSAAEKARNPRSRGAKLRAAERIAPGIEAQTESAPA; this is translated from the coding sequence ATGACATTTCATGAACCGGTACTTGTTGAGGCGGTGGGGCGCTTGTGGTTGCATCGGAAGCAAGGTGTGTACGTGGATGCGACCATTGGGGGTGGGGGGTACGAGCGCATTCTGCTGCCCAAATGTGGCCCCGGGGTTCGCGTGGTTGGGATCGACTTGGATGGGGAGGCCTTAGAGGCGGCAGCAGAGGGGTTACGGCAGTTTGGTTCGCAGGTAGTGCTTCGGCAAGGCGACTTTCGCCAGGTTGGTCGTCTGCTTGCGGAACTTGCTATCACCCAGGTCGAAGGCATCCTCTTTGATCTGGGCGTGAGCAGCCACCAGTTGGACACGCCGGCACGTGGCTTTTCCTATCGGTTCGAAGGGCCATTAGACATGCGCATGGACACTGGCCGGGGAACGACTGCCGCCAGCATTATCGCCCGAAGCTCGGAAAAAGAGCTCGCTGCCCTTTTCGCCCACCTGGGCGAGGAACGGCACGCACGCCGCATTGCTGCGGCCATCGTACAAGCGCGGGCGCGGGAACCCATCCGCACCACTTCGCAGCTGGCCGCCGTGATTTGCAGCGTCGTGCCCGGCCCTCTTGTGGTCAAGACTCTTTCCCGCTGTTTCCAGGCCCTTCGCATGGCAGTCAACCAGGAGCACGAAGCGCTCCGCGAGGCGCTCGATCAGGTACCGGGGCTCCTCAGTCCTGGGGGGCGGGTAGTTGTACTCTCGTACGAGTCCATCTGCGATCGCATGGTCAAGTCGTTTTTCGTGCGGGAGCAGCGGGGGTGCATTTGTCCGCCATCGCTCCCCACTTGTGTGTGTGGCAGAAAGCCGACCCTGCGCGTCTTGACAAAGCGACCTTTGGTGCCCAGTGCAGCGGAAAAAGCACGCAACCCACGGAGCAGGGGGGCCAAGCTCAGGGCGGCGGAGCGAATAGCCCCGGGTATAGAGGCGCAAACTGAGTCCGCACCCGCTTGA
- a CDS encoding division/cell wall cluster transcriptional repressor MraZ, whose protein sequence is MPIVQVSDPSQPLYTEFQGHSRVTVDQKGRLSIPAKFRALLSPESREGLILMQGIEPCIYAYPIDEWARLTKLFEGQWSNLKDKYRFNRRWAMLSTLVQFDPQGRIALPGNLRDYAQIEGEAIVGGVVDHLEIWKPALFMETVQGVEIEFGEMFGNLGGTGKAQVMTNETHQGGGSPVA, encoded by the coding sequence ATGCCCATAGTCCAGGTTAGCGATCCTTCGCAGCCGCTGTATACGGAGTTCCAGGGACACAGTCGGGTCACGGTAGATCAGAAGGGTCGCCTCAGCATACCCGCAAAGTTTCGCGCGCTCCTTTCGCCTGAATCGCGCGAGGGGCTAATCCTCATGCAAGGTATAGAGCCTTGCATTTACGCTTACCCCATTGACGAATGGGCTCGCCTTACCAAGCTCTTTGAGGGTCAGTGGAGCAATCTTAAAGACAAGTATCGCTTCAATCGTCGTTGGGCGATGCTGAGTACGCTCGTGCAGTTTGATCCCCAGGGGAGGATTGCGCTGCCGGGCAACTTGCGAGACTATGCTCAGATTGAGGGGGAGGCTATTGTAGGTGGGGTGGTGGATCACCTGGAGATATGGAAGCCCGCCCTGTTTATGGAGACCGTACAGGGGGTGGAGATCGAGTTCGGGGAGATGTTCGGCAACTTGGGCGGGACTGGGAAGGCGCAGGTCATGACCAATGAGACGCACCAGGGAGGGGGTTCCCCTGTGGCATGA